The genomic segment AAACACATGTGATTCCCAACTTTAAAGAAGGTCGGTTCTCATTAGGTCTAGTTTTAGGCGTGCATTCACTCATTCGTTGTTTGAAAATGCCAAATCTTAGCTTAGAAAAAAAACTTATCTTACCCAAGATGGAAGAACAATTCAATGACAATTCTATGGAGTATTATTTATCGCAAAGTGATCGTTTGGTGACGCTAAAACCAGTACCTGGAATTTTTGAAAGACATCTTTCTTCTCCCTTCCAAAGTGCGAAAGAGTATGCAACTTACTGGTACGCCTTGGGTAGTTCACTACTTTTTTTATTCATAGGCTCCATTCTTGCTGTTTTACCTATCGGAAAGTTCGCTTTTTATCAATCTTATCTTCATATTGGCAGATGGATTGTATGGCTTGCCACAATCTTTGCCGTTGGCTTTATCTCCTATTCCGAATATTATGAGAGTGAATCATTTTGGTCTATCTTACAAATTTTACCCTTCGGTTTCCTACTTTTAAAAGCAAATGGGTGGATCTTAAAAAGATTAAGAGAAAATCCAAGAAGTTGCGGACGATGTGGAAACAGAATGATTAAATTAAATGAAAAAGAGGACAATGCGTACTTAGATGCCGGAGAAATAACTGAGGAAAAGATTAAATCGTTGGATTACGATATTTGGTATTGCAAAAACTGCCAACATACCCAAAAAGAAAAGTATTCTGGTGAATCCCCGGCCTCCGGATGCCCACGTTGTTCTTACAAAACCTTTCGTGAGGTGAGTAGAACGGTTATTTCTGTTGCTACGGAAAGTCATGGAGGTGAAGAGATTGTGAATTCAAACTGTGCTCATTGCAAACACCAATCTTCCGTTCGAATATATACAACGAAATTATCCCCGCCTTCTAGTTCCGGTAGCGGGTCGAGTTCTTGGTCAAGCAGTGGTTCTAGTGGGTCTTGGGGAGGCGGAAGTTCTGGCGGAGGAGGCGCAGGGAGTTCTTATTAATGAAAAGGATACTCTTATTATTTTTCATTTGTTGTGCCTCAAATATCTCTTCGGAAACCGTTTTTCTTGAAGAATCTCAGGTAAAAGCTAACATCGGCAAAGCGATAGAATATCAAATTTTACCTACAAGTGCTTCTAATTTGCAAATGATCCTAAACCAAGAGTCAAATTGGAAACAAAACGATAAAATCACAATTCATTTACCGAATGTAAAGGAGACTGCATGGTTCAGAATCCAACTGGAACATGCAGGCAAACAACCAGAGACTTTTTATCTCTTATTTTCAAGCCCAGTGATCGATAGGTACGAAGTGTACTATCAGAACCAAGGGAGATGGTTACAAATGGTAACTGGTGAACAGGTTTTTATGAAAGATAAACCATTGTTTTCCCATATCCCAACCTTCCCATTTACACTTACCCCTGGCGAAAAAAAGACACTCTATGTAAAAATGGAATCAGAAAACCCCTTATTCTCGTTCGTATCGGTATACCCATCCAGATCGTTTCTTGAATATTCCAAAACAAGCGATATATTTTTTGCTGCTTATTTTGGAGCGGGTGCTCTCATGTTCTTTTATTCTCTTTTTCTATCTTATAGTCTCAGATATAAACAATTCTTCTTTTACTTTTTTTATCTTGGCTCAGTCATTTTAGTAACTCTGTTTTCTACAGGATTCATTCAGTACATAGAGATAGGTACATCGCATGAATGGAAGAATTATCTATTTCCTGTCTCAATCTACCTCACTGGTATCTTTGGATTATTGTTTACCGCTGAGTTTTTGGATCTGGAAAAACATGGTCAGACACATTATAGAATTAACGGTGCTCAGATTGGACTTATGCTACTTTTGATGCCAAGCATTTTGTTTATCGATATTCGAACCTACATTGATACAGCAGTCAAAATTGTAATTCTCCCTATCCTGTGGGGGATTTATCTATCCATTTATTCCATCGTAAAGTATCCCAAACGTGCAGAAAATTATCTCTTTTTCTTTGCTTTGAGTTCTATTTTGATTGGTGCCGGCATTAATGTAACAACGATTCAAGGTTGGGTTTCACCACTCGCTGTTGCTTCCTATAGTTTGCCGTTCGGTGCCGCCATTATGATCATGCTCCTCGCAATCGCACTTATGTTGAGGGTAAGTGATTTTAGAAAGGAATATGAAGATAAACAAGAGTTGGATACACAACTGAAGGTTGCTAAAAAACTCCAAAAGGATTTACTTCCTAAACACCGATCACATCTAAAGGAGTTCCCGATAGGATTTCGTTATTTACCGACCTCGGATATAGGAGGTGATTTTGTTCAATTCCTAGAGGATGAAAAGGGAATTGGCATCTTTCTTTGTGATGTCTCTGGACATGGCATTGCAGCGGCTATGATTGCAAGTATGACAAAGGTTTCTCTACAACTTTGGGCCGACGAACTGGATAAACCTGCCAAAGCTGCAGAAAGGATCCGCCTCTCATTAAAGGAGAATCTTTCCAGTCACTTCTTAAGTGCTGTTTTTCTTTATATCAATCCAGAAAAGAATATATTTAAAATTGCAAATGCAGGTCACCATCCGGTGATATTACTCAGATCAGACAAAGAGCCATTCTACATAAATTCGAAAGGCAAGGCTATTACAGAGTTTATACCATTGACGTTGGAAGAGTATGAATCAGAACTTCCAAACGAAGGAAAATTTGTTTTGTATACCGACGGCGTATTAGAAGCAAGAGATCCTTCCACCAATCAATTATTTGGTGATGAGAGATTCAAAACTCTATTGATGGAAAATATGGATCTAGACCCTCAATCACTTTGTGATCGTGTGATTGGAGAAGTGTTTAGATTTTCTAAATACAAAAGAGCCGATGATGATATTACAATCTTTGCTATTGATCTCAAAAAAAAGTGAAACTGTTTATTTCAAAACTGGGAAATAACAATAGATAGCTGTACCTAAATTTAGTTCGCTCTCTACATGGATATATCCGTTCAGATTTCGAAGTATCCCATAAACTATGGGCAATCCTAAACCTGTTCCGTCCTTTCCTTTCGTTGAAAAAAATGGCTCGAAAATCTTATTCAAATTTTCTTTGGGAATGCCAATGCCATTGTCTTCAAAACATAACTCGTAATACATCTCACCTGGCAACAAGGGATATGGGATTAGTTCCAAATTCTTTGTCAAAATTTTTCTAAGGCTAATTTTTAGAAGCGGTTCTTCTCTTTCTTTAACTGCAAATATTGCGTTTTCATATAGATTGGAGAGAATCTGGAAGGTATAGGTAGAATTGGATAATACCCAGGCTTCATGAATATCTGCTTCGTGCGAATAAATGATTTTTACCTGGCTAGCAGAAGGTTGTTCTGCGAGAAAAGAAACAATGGATTGGTTCAAGTCGAGTGCAATTAAATCCTTTGAATCCTTTCTTCCAAAATCCAATATTTGTGATACCAAAGACTTTGCTTGGTCTAGACTTTTGATTAACTTTTGCATCGTTTGTTGCTGCAAGTCTTCTTTTAAAGTAGTATTTAGGATTTGGGAGTAATTCAAGAGAGGGGTCAAAAGATTATTAAAATCATGTGCAATACTACTAGCAAATGTACCAAGAGCTTCCATCTTTTGAGCTTGCCCATATAATCTTTCAAGATCAATTTTTTCCGTTATATCTTTCGCCTCAAAAACCAGATAAAGTCCTTTACCACGGGAATCCTTTACAATCGACAAATCGCAATCGAGAAAAAGAGTTTTCTCGCCTACTTGTGGATAGGTGAGAAACAATTTTGTTTTACCCTTTTTCCAAGTTTCTAATATACTTGAGACAAGCTTATCTTTCTCGGCAGATGAATGGAAAATTGATTGAACGAAATCTAGACCTATGGTTTTATTTTCATCTATTTTGAAAACTTTTTGAGACTGTAAGTTCATTTTCTGAACTTTGCCCATCTCATCTAGAAGAATGATCATTTGTGATGAGTTATTAAATAAACCTGTAAAAAGTTGTTCATTAAGTTGCCTTGCCTCTTCCAATTGATTGTATTGGGAGATATCATGCAAAGTACCGAATATCTTAATCCTCTGATCACCTAAAAATTCACTTTCTATAACTATGTGAATGTACTTATTCGTTTTCGTAGTTTGCACTTGTATCTGCTTTTCATAAGTCATTGCACGCAGATTTAATTTTTCCCAGATTTCAAGGAGTTCATTTCTTTCTTCGCCTACTACCAAATCGAATATTTTTGAGATCTCTGGAGTCAACGCATAAGAATAGTCTAATATATTAAACATTTCCAATGACCAGAACATTCTTCCATCAGGAATATCTAATTCAAAGTGACCGATTTTAGCTAATTTTTGTGATCTTGTTATGATCTCTTCACTATGCACCAACATATCCCAGGTTTTAGATTGTTGCTTCAGTGTTTCATAAATTTCCCATGTACGGTCTAAAATAAGGGGCAAACGATTCAAATTGCTTTGCATAACAATATCTGTAAGTCCAGCATGGTAAAGAGAGATACTATCAACAGGTTGGTCATTTTGAGAGATCAAAATCAATGGATTGTTAGGATGGTTTTGTTTTAGAAGATTGATGGTATCGATTGCGATTGGATCTAAAAGTAAAATAATGCCTAAGTCTTCAGAATGGATATGGTCTAAGGTTTTTTCTCTTTCCTCCCAAAATGACCAAACGCGGAGATCAAGTAGAGATTTAATAGAAGAAATGAGACCTTCGTTTCCGCCTAAAAGGTAGATTTTCTTTTTTTGTAAATAACGAAGCATGTGGATGCTTAGATTGGAAACGGAAAGAGCGAGAATTGATTCTCTGCTAAAATCAATTCTTTATTCTTATAAGCAGTTCCCCTACCCTCAGCCATCGCAAATTTGCCAAGCGAGAAGTCGTTAGGAGAAAGATAAGGTGTTTGTGTTTCCAATCGAATCAATCGTTTGCCTTTCTCCTTTGCCAATAGTGTTTTTAAATCTTCTGTTTCGGATTCAATAATGGATACTGAAGCATCAAATGCTCGTTTGATAACACTTTTACTGATGGGGCGGCTGTTATTGATCTGATGGATCACAATTTTATCTATACTTGGATCTAAGATCAGTTCTTTTATAGGCTCACTATCGCCGATACCGCCATCCAAGAATTCACTATTATTAAA from the Leptospira ryugenii genome contains:
- a CDS encoding two-component system sensor histidine kinase NtrB — translated: MLRYLQKKKIYLLGGNEGLISSIKSLLDLRVWSFWEEREKTLDHIHSEDLGIILLLDPIAIDTINLLKQNHPNNPLILISQNDQPVDSISLYHAGLTDIVMQSNLNRLPLILDRTWEIYETLKQQSKTWDMLVHSEEIITRSQKLAKIGHFELDIPDGRMFWSLEMFNILDYSYALTPEISKIFDLVVGEERNELLEIWEKLNLRAMTYEKQIQVQTTKTNKYIHIVIESEFLGDQRIKIFGTLHDISQYNQLEEARQLNEQLFTGLFNNSSQMIILLDEMGKVQKMNLQSQKVFKIDENKTIGLDFVQSIFHSSAEKDKLVSSILETWKKGKTKLFLTYPQVGEKTLFLDCDLSIVKDSRGKGLYLVFEAKDITEKIDLERLYGQAQKMEALGTFASSIAHDFNNLLTPLLNYSQILNTTLKEDLQQQTMQKLIKSLDQAKSLVSQILDFGRKDSKDLIALDLNQSIVSFLAEQPSASQVKIIYSHEADIHEAWVLSNSTYTFQILSNLYENAIFAVKEREEPLLKISLRKILTKNLELIPYPLLPGEMYYELCFEDNGIGIPKENLNKIFEPFFSTKGKDGTGLGLPIVYGILRNLNGYIHVESELNLGTAIYCYFPVLK
- a CDS encoding TPM domain-containing protein yields the protein MPRLFILFLLFSCLASSLFSESLDLSSIPNPRLSNGWVLDGIGYLIDSGAEARLNALIGNLEQETGAEIAVVTLSSIGEESPKDFAVRLFNYWQIGKKGKENGILVLHIADQRRVEIEIGYGNEGAIPDIIAKRILETHVIPNFKEGRFSLGLVLGVHSLIRCLKMPNLSLEKKLILPKMEEQFNDNSMEYYLSQSDRLVTLKPVPGIFERHLSSPFQSAKEYATYWYALGSSLLFLFIGSILAVLPIGKFAFYQSYLHIGRWIVWLATIFAVGFISYSEYYESESFWSILQILPFGFLLLKANGWILKRLRENPRSCGRCGNRMIKLNEKEDNAYLDAGEITEEKIKSLDYDIWYCKNCQHTQKEKYSGESPASGCPRCSYKTFREVSRTVISVATESHGGEEIVNSNCAHCKHQSSVRIYTTKLSPPSSSGSGSSSWSSSGSSGSWGGGSSGGGGAGSSY
- a CDS encoding SpoIIE family protein phosphatase, which codes for MKRILLLFFICCASNISSETVFLEESQVKANIGKAIEYQILPTSASNLQMILNQESNWKQNDKITIHLPNVKETAWFRIQLEHAGKQPETFYLLFSSPVIDRYEVYYQNQGRWLQMVTGEQVFMKDKPLFSHIPTFPFTLTPGEKKTLYVKMESENPLFSFVSVYPSRSFLEYSKTSDIFFAAYFGAGALMFFYSLFLSYSLRYKQFFFYFFYLGSVILVTLFSTGFIQYIEIGTSHEWKNYLFPVSIYLTGIFGLLFTAEFLDLEKHGQTHYRINGAQIGLMLLLMPSILFIDIRTYIDTAVKIVILPILWGIYLSIYSIVKYPKRAENYLFFFALSSILIGAGINVTTIQGWVSPLAVASYSLPFGAAIMIMLLAIALMLRVSDFRKEYEDKQELDTQLKVAKKLQKDLLPKHRSHLKEFPIGFRYLPTSDIGGDFVQFLEDEKGIGIFLCDVSGHGIAAAMIASMTKVSLQLWADELDKPAKAAERIRLSLKENLSSHFLSAVFLYINPEKNIFKIANAGHHPVILLRSDKEPFYINSKGKAITEFIPLTLEEYESELPNEGKFVLYTDGVLEARDPSTNQLFGDERFKTLLMENMDLDPQSLCDRVIGEVFRFSKYKRADDDITIFAIDLKKK